The Herpetosiphon gulosus nucleotide sequence TGGCGTGCCCTCAATGTTCGCTCGCATCCAGCGAATTGCCGCCGCATCATCTTTAATCGCAATTTCGCGATTTTCGACCCACGTCGCGCCTTCCATCCAAGCCATGCCATCAAGCCCACGCGGCGCGGCGGCCACATAGCGATCGGCAACTTTGGCTTGGGTCGCGGTAATTGGGTAGACCAAAGCACCGAGCACCAACAAACTGGTGACGGTTGCCCACGAAATGCGCAACGGAGCGGCCAAGGCCGAACGTAAAACGCTACGGAAGGCGCTCAAGGTCAATGGCAGAACGCTGGCAGCAGCCAAAGCCAAGAGTGCCCAAGCCTCGTAGCCAAACTTAAAGACCACATTCATGCGGCCAGCGCCCGGCAACACAATCGTTTCGGTTAGCAGCAAGAGCAAAATACCAGCACTGGTCAAGGCCAACGGCACAACCTCGCGCCGTCGCGTCCGCCCAGCCAAGGCGCTCCACAAGAGGGCAATGCTAAAGATCGCTAATGGTAACAAAATGAAAATCGAAGCCGCCTGTTGATTAATTGGCTCCATAATCAAATTATTAAACAACGTTGGCGGATTCCCAAGTTCAATCCCATCAGCCATTGCACGGCGAAATCCGCGCCGAGAAATGAACCAAATCACAGCTCCGCCAAGCCAAATCCCTCCCGCAATCAAACGCGCACGAATCTGACGATATGACCAAACTCGCCGTGCGAGCAGCAGCATCCATGGAATCAAAATCCAGAACCACAGGCCATACAACACTGTCCATTCGCGAATGCTCATGCGTTGGTCGTTGGTCAGCAATTGAGGTTTGCCATAATCGCCGGTGGCCAAATAGCGATTGAATGGCGACCAAACCACGGTCATCACCACAAATAGGGCAATTGGCGGAAGCACAAACCACAGCCAACGCTTGGGCCAGGCCACGGTGCGGCTTTGCTGCCAGCCCACCACCAGCAAGGCAACGGCGGCCAAGGCGAGGCTCAGCGGGTAATCCCAAACATTGGTAGCTTTGAGTGCGCCGACCAAAATGCCCAGCGCCACGCTCCAACCAGCCAACGCTCGGCCTGAAATCGTTGGCGCTTTGTACAAGCCAACTAAGCTGAGCAATAGCAAAACCAGCAGTGAAAGCCCAATAATGTGGGCATGCAAATCGCCATATAAAAACGAGAAGAAGGGAAATTCGCTGATTGTGCTGGGCGGAATCACCCGCGTGGCGTTCCAATACGGCCATTCTGGGCGCAAATTGAACGATTCGCCATCAAGCCGTTTGGCAAAGCCTGCGGCAGCATCAGCCACGGGCGAACCACCCTCAAGCCAAATCCCTTGGCTCGATTGCTCAGGATTCGACCAACTCAATTCGCTATTGCCCAAAACCCGTGCACTGTTGAAATAGAAAACTGGCTGCACCAAATTGCCCAAAAGCATCAAGGCTACCGCAGCGCCAACCGCTGTAAAGCAAGCGCGACGTTCGATTTTTTTTGCAACTCGCCCAAGCGTCGAGAGCAAGTTATAGCCAAAACTACCACTTAATTGGGCGGTCATAGCAAATAAGCTAATTAATGCCAGATTAAAGCCAACCTCAGGCCGAATCGCCAACAATTTCATTGGCGTGCCCATCAGCACATAACCCCAATAGTAGTAGTTCATATAGCCGCCAGCAAACCATGGGTCATACGGCGGAAATTGCACCGATTTGAGCGTGGCCGTCAGGTAAGCCAAATTCATGGGCTTTTCGCCACCCATGCCTGGATGCCATAAATCGGGGTTGAGGTAGCGAATGGTTAGCAGAATTGCAAAGCCAGCCAGATAAATCGCTTGCGAGGTGAGAATTGCCGCGCGGCGGGTTTGCCACCACACTCGCAATTCTTGGCGCGAACGCAGCAAACTGAGGCTGCCCAACGCTACCAACACCAGATAGACCCCAGCAATCCAGAAGCGATTGAACGACCACCAATGCCAAGCAGCTGGCAACCAAGCAATCAAGGCAAGCGCAAATAAGCCGACCAGCCGCGCCATACCCAAACCGCGATCAGGCAAAGGCAATTTCAAGCGCCAGAGCAAGCCAAACGCCGCTAAGCCCAATAGTTCAAGCGCCAGCACCCAAAAGATCAAGGGGGCACTATTGGCAACCCCTTCAAACACCCACGCCCACGAGCCAGAAGTCAACTGTTCACGCCATTCGGCCACAGTTTGCTGGAGCATGGTTGGCATTGGTGTGGCAACTTTGGGTCGCAGTTTATAAATCTCATCAACATTCACATCTGCCAAAATTTGCTGCCGCGCTGCATCAATATTCCAGCGTTCGGTGCGCTTCCAAATCGTCACCCGTGGATGATCGTAGACGCTCCAATCTTCGGTGGCGTGATCATCGGCGATGCGAATGCCCAAAAATGAGGGATAGGAGCTAAAATCAGCAACTTTTTCATAGCCTAGCGTACCATCAAAAATGCCTTTGAAGAAATTGAGGGTTGCCGGAAAACGCATCGGCAATTGATCAAGCGAATCGTAGGCGCGATTTGAGGTAAAAGCCAAATAGTTGGCTTGGTTGGCAACTTGCAGAATTTGCTCAATCGAGCCAGCATCATTTTCGTTGACAATTGGCAACTGGATATCAGTCCAGATCCAATTTTCCATGCCTGGAATACCAATATCCCACGAATCTGAGGTATGGGTGCTGCCTGGGGGAATGTTGGCGTGGGCCCATGCTGAGGCTTGGGTGCGGGTATGGGGGCGATCATAAATTCGGCTAAAACCCCAGCCCCACAGCAAGGTTACAATCGCGACAATGCTGGTTAGGCCAACTGCAAGGCCATGCAACGGCACTTTGCGAAACAGCAATGGTGTACCTTCGCGCCGCGCCCAATCGACCAAACTAATCAAGCCCCATGCTGCAAATAAAATTAATGGGCCATAAATCGGCAGCAAATAGCGCATCGGCTTGATCATCAGGCCGCCCTGCCAGAAGAAGTAAATCCCGGTCCAGAGCCAGATTGGCAAGAGGCCCAACAAGCGTTGACGTGAACTCGAACGAGCTAAACCAATTCCAAAGGCGAGCCAACCAAGCCAAGCCGCCACGCCCAAAGGCACACCCATGCCCCAACGAATCATGTTGGTCAGTTCGTAGGTGTAGTTGCTGCGGCCAGCCCACTGATGTGATGAAGGTGCATCGACATCGCCCGATGAGGTAGCACTTGCGCGGCCAATTGCTTCAATGAAACGTTCATCAAACCAAAAACCATTGAAGGCATCGGGCATGCTAAATCGCAGGGTAAAAAGCATCATCAACAGCGCCAAGCCTGCAAATGGCAAGGCATGAATGCCGCTCCACAAGAGCCTATGGAAGATTGCTGCTGGTGAATGATTGCCACGTAAATAGGCTGGATTATGCCAATAAGCTACCATCGCAGCAATTGCAATAATCCCACCAAGCGGAGCAAGCGTGATTTTGCATGAAACTGCTAAGGCCAACGCTGCGCCAGCAAAAATCGTGTTGAGCAGAGCACTCAATACACGCCGCGATTGAGCTAAGCGTGTGCTGGCATACAAGGTCAACAAGCCATACATCGCCGCTTGACCATCGACCACAAAAAAGTGGGCATGTTGAATCAGCGCTGGCGACCAAGCAAAACAAAACCCTGCCAATAAGCCAATTCGGCGGCTGTTGAGCGTGCGGCCCAGCAAAAACAAGATGACGATTGAAATCAAATCGGCAATTGAGGAAACGCTGCGGCCAACCACGGCAATCGTGCGGCTGGTCAATTGGTCGGGTTCAATTTCAGGGTAGAATTTTTCGGTTAAATAGCGTACCGTGGCCACAGGCAACGAGCCATAGACATAGCCACGATCGACAGTGCGTGGGTTGAGTGAGTTACAGCCGCTGGTTGCAGTAGGGCGTTGTTTGCTAACATCAGGTTCTTCAGGGTTACGCGCATTTTTGAGTTGGGCCACGCCTTGATCGTTCAGCACAATTTCGCATTCAGTGTTGAGATAACTCCAAAACGAATCGGGCACACGCAAGTTGGGCGTGATCGCATCCTTTAAATAATACTCATCAGGGTGGATCAATGGAGCATAGCCATCCCAATCGGCTCGATGAATCGAGCGAACGCCCCAAGCCATCCAGAGAATACCCAACAAGCAGAGCAAACTGATCAAATCGGGGAAGCGTCGCCCCAAGGCACGCAGCGCAGCGAAACGTGGCATAGTTATCACCCTGAACTCAACAACGGGCGAATTATAGCGCAAAATCGGCTTGCATGGGGGAAGAGGGTATGAAGGATATAATTCCCTCACCCCCACCCCTCTCCCACTGCGGCGGGCGAGGGGAGTTCCACCATTCATGATTGAGGGTTCCCCCTCGCCTCGCGGGCGGGAGAGGGGGTGAGGGGGTGAGGGGATACTGGTGGTTGCCAACCGTATAAACCATTACATCTATGCTCTATGTTCTATGCTCTTTCTAGGCATAAATATACTCATAGCACACCAAGGTCAAGTCGTCGCGGGTGATCGTGCTAACAGGGCCGCTTGGCTCGACGCTGCTGCGGCCTTGGGTTTGATAAAGTTCACGCAATACATGAAGCACTGCAATCAGATCGTTGTCGGCGTTGTAGCGATTGAGTGCTTTACGCAAGCGTTGCACGACTGCGCCAACTTGTGGCTCTTTGAGCATTTTGCGCAACTCGCGCACTTCACCGCGATCAACGCCAGGCTGCGCAAGATTGTTGTGGAGCAATTGGGCGATCACGTTTTGTTCTGGCGCAACGATTTTATCGACTACCGTCGCCGTAACTTGTTGCTGCACATCGCGCAAAATGCTGTTCAAAATGGTGTCGTGGATGGCGAAAATATCGACTTCAGTATAGGGAGGGGCAAAGCGTGGCGTATCTGGGCTACAGGCGATCAGCTGCATAATGGTGTAGCGATTATCGGTAATCGTTTGTTTTTCAAGGTCGTAGTAGCGCCAAAAATGGGCGGTGCTGCCATCACGCGGTGCAGTAAAATAGAAAAACAGGCCTTTGGCATTACGACGCTCAATCCCCGAATGAATCCCATCATCAAGGTCGGTAAGCCAGCGTTGGGCATCGGTCGCTAGCACATTTTGCAATTCAGCAAATAATGATTCGCTACTCGCTAGCTCCAAAAATGATTCTTGTTCCTCAATTACGCTATGATCTTCGTCGGCGATGCGTTTGAGCGTATTGAAATCGCGCGGCGTAACGACTTCGCCTAACACGCTGGCATCCAAAAAGCCCGTTTGGTTGATCAAATCGATTTTGCTGGTTAGGCTGCGCACCAAGCCCAGCAACGCTTCGAGTTCGCGCTCAGGAAACATATTGTACACATGCAACAGATCGAAATTCGAGCCAAGCCGATCGATCCGGCCTGCCCGTTGCACCATGCGCGTTGGGTTCCAGTGTAAATCGTAGTTGAGCAAATGGCCGCAATCTTGCAAATTATGGCCTTCGGAAAGCACATCGGTGGCGATCAAAATTTGTACTTCGTCGCTTGTGCCAACCAATTCGGGTTGGTTGCTGGCACGTGGCGCAAAATGGCTAACGATTCGCGCTCGATCAGACGTTTTGACGCTGCTATCGATGCGGCGAATCGTTGGATTGCCAAGGCTGGCCAGCCATTCAGCATTACTTGCCTCAGTCAGGGCTTGATACACATAGCGGGCTGTATCTTTGTAATAGGTAAAAATCACGACTTTGCAGCCGTTGAGTTGGTTGGCAAGCAGGTTTTGCAATTGTAGCAATTTGGCATCATGGCTGGCTTGAATGTGTTTAATTGCATGCCAAATTTCGTTCAGCGCATCAATATCTGCTTGCAAAGCCCGATGCAAACGCCGCCGATCGTATTTGCTAGCCTCAAGTTTGGGCAGTTTGGCAATAATCAGGCTAGCGGCGGCATGCTCATCAAGTGCCGAGGCCTGCGAACTGGGCGTGCTATCGTCGCTATCTTCTTCGTCGGCTTCGAGCAAGCGCATGGCCTGCTGAAACGAACCCGAATCAAGCACAATCCCATCTTGCACATATTCGGCAAAGGTTTTGACAAAGGCCAACGAGCGCCGAATCGAAATCCGAAAGGCTTCGATGCTCGATTCGAGCCGTTTGAGAAAGCGACTTTTGAAAATACCAACCAAGGCCGCCTGCCGCCCAAGCTCAAATTCGTCTTGGTCGCTTGGGCGCAGTTTGTAGGCTTCAAGGTTGTAGTGCGCTAGGTGTAAGCCTTCGATTGAGCCAATAATATTTTGATATAAGCCGCTGTAGGCCGCTTGTAAATCGTATTCGACGCTGTGCAGTTGGCGGGTTGGCCAGCGAATTGGCTCGCCATGAATTAGCGCTTCGGGGTAGGCTCGTCGAATAAATTGGCGGGTGCGGCGAATCACCACTTCTTCGAGCAGGTTGAAGATGCGAATTGAACCAGCTTCCAGCGATTCGCGCCGCGCAGCTAAAAAATATTTGTATAAATCGCCAATACCTGCCGAAGCAAAGTAGCTGCGGTCGTTGCCCGTAAACAGGTTAATTTGGTTGTAGAGATCGAAAATATTGTTGTTAATTGGGGTGGCGGTGAGCAAAATCAGCTTTTTGCGGCTGCCGCTGCGCCCGCGTCGCCCATTGGCCGCCAGCAACAGCTCAAGTTGTTGGTAGCGTTTGGCGCGTTTGTTGCGAAAGTTGTGAGCTTCATCGACCAAAATCAGATCAACATCGAAAAACTCGCGGCCATCAAATTCGTCGAGGCCCAGTCGTTCTTGGGTCAGCACTTGGGCGGCAATCGTGGCGCTGCGCAATTCGCGCTCCCACATCCCACGCAGCGAGGCCGGACAAATCACCAAGGCTTTTTGGCGCTGATGGTAGGCGTAATCTTCCAGTAGTTTTTTGCCAATCCAGGTTTTGCCCAAGCCCACCGAATCGGCAACAATTGCACCGTCGTATTGGGCTAAAATGCGCCGCGCCTTGCGCACTGCATCTTCTTGAAATTCGGCTAGCTCAACCGCCGAACGGGTGGCTGGCTGTTGGTCGCGCTCAGCTAAATCATCTTTAAAATAGGTATACAGCGCTTTCATGTAAATTTCGTAGGGGCTATATTCGCGCCCACCAAATTTGGAGTTTTCCAGCAGTTCGATCAATTGTTCTTTATAATCGAGCGCATGCTGCCATTGTTGCTCATACCAACGCGAAAGATCGAGGATGGCACGCGTGCCAATTTCGCTTTTGAGCATGCGTTCATGTTCAAGTTCAAGCGGCGCAGCACTCAGTTGGGCGGCATGTTGGGCAACCGTGGCTTTGGCTTCAGCATCATCAAGCTCGGCATCGGTGAGCAGGGTTTTGTGCACCAAATTTAATTCATGATTGCTGACCAAGCCTGGCCCAGTGAAATTGCTGCTGCCCACGATGCCCACAATCGGCGTAAGCGGATCAAAAATATTGGCATCCGGCAAGCGCCCATACAATAAATAGCATTTAGCATGCAAAAAGGCGCGGCGGCCTTTTTCGCCAGCCAACAAGCCTGTATACAAACGCACGGCAACTTCGTCGCGGCGCAAAAAGCGAATCAGCTGTTCGACCAAGCGCAAGGTGCGTTCAGTAAAGGCTTCGGCGTTCAGTTCATGGCGCAAAAACGCGCTCGAATCGGGGCGCATGCCCAGATCATCAGCCGCCACCGGTTTATCGCCCAGCAGCAAGCGCACTTGGCCCGTGGTTTCCAGCTCGTGGCGCACGTGTTCAAAGCCGCGAATGCTGAAATAGGCTGTGGCAATATCCAGCGATTGGTCGCTCGCTCGGCTGAGCAAATAGCGCAGCACATCGGCTAGACGCTGCTCAATATTATCAATCACATAGGGAATTTGCATGGGCTTACCTTTTTGTATGATTCACGAAGGGCACGATGGCGTTACGTTCCCTCACCCCCAACCCCCTCTCCCACTGCGGCGGGCGAGGGGGCACGATGGCGTTACGTTCCCTCACCCCCAACCCCCTCTCCCACTGCGGCGGGCGAGGGGGCGCGATGGCGTTACGTTCCCTCACCCCCAACCCCCTCTCCCACTGCGGCGGGCGAGGGGGCACGATGGCGTTACGTTCCCTCACCCCCAACCCCCTCTCCCACTGCGGCGGGCGAGGGCATGCTCATTCACTCAACATCTCCCGAATTGCTGCTAGTGCATTGGGTAAATCGTGTTCAACCCTATCAGCACTCAGGCGTAATACCCGATAGCCCAAGCATTCTAACAAGGCTTGGCGTTCAGCATCGGCCTCATATTGTTCGGCATGAATTGCTCCATCAACCTCGACAATTAGCATTTCCTCGAAACAGATAAAATCGACAAGGAAACTGCCTATTGGATGTTGTCGCCGAAACTTCCGTCTATCAAGCTTCCGCCCTCGAATCGCATCCCACAATATTGCTTCGCTCGGGGTTGCCTCTTTACGAAAGGTCTGAGCAATCGCTTGGATTTGTTGGGCAAGTTTATAAGGAATCTGCAAACGATCCATTTGTAATTGTTCCTTTGATTGTGCCCTCACCCCAACCCCGCTCCCTCGGCGGCGGGCGAGGGGCTTTCCACCGTTCATGATGACAGGATTCCCCCTCGCTCGCTCGCGGGAGAGGGGGCTAGGGGGTGAGGGCATCCCAATCGTCGTTCCCTCACCCCAACCCCGCTCCCTCGGCGGCGGGAGAGGGGGCTAGGGGGTGAGGGCATCTCCTAAATCCGCAATAACTCGAAGGCCCATTCGCGCAGTTGCTCGGCTTCGCTGCGTGGGATAACTTCGTCGTGGGCGGCTTTGTTGCGCAGCTTGAGCATGGCTTGGTTACCCAGCACTTCAACCAAACCGCCAGCCCCAAACACGTTGCGGTTGCCAAAACGCTGGCTGATAAAACTACGCAAGGCTTGCTCTTTGCTGCTGCGCAAGATAATCGGGTAGTTGCCCAAGGTTAGGTGGCGCTTGCCTTGTATAAAATCGGCTAAAAAGTCGTTGCGGCAGTCGTTGACACCAAAGCCCGATTCGTCGCGGAATGGCTTGAAGATCGTTTCATGCAGCAGGGTTTCGACCGCTTTGGTGAAGGGAATTACGCCGATCGAGAAATCCATGGTTTCGTCGTCGGTCAGTAGGCTATATTCGCCGGTGCGCAAAAATGTGGGAATATCGGGCGGTAGGTTGCGCCAATCGGGCAGCGCTGCATCAAGCGTCGCTTCAATGCTGATCGGCTCGACTCGCTCGAAGAAGCGTTCAGCCGCTGGCAGAATTTCGGCGGCAATTTTGTCGATCACGGCATCGGTTTGTTCGTCGCTGGTCGCTGCACCCAATTCTTTGAGCACATTGGCTTTGGCTTCGCTCAGGGCTTGCTCGTACTGCGGACGTTCGATCAGCTCAATCTCGGCGGCACTCAAGCCATACAAACGATAGACAATTTTGTCGATTAAGGCATCAGTGCGGGCTAAATCGGCTTTGATTGGCAGTAATTCGTCAAGCGATTGGCGGTAGGCTTGGGCAATGCTGGCTTCGATTTCGCTGAGGTTGGCGGCAAAGCGATTGCGGTTTTGTTGCAGCCGATACCAGAAGTCGCTCCAACTGACGGCGCGTTGGCCTTTTTGGTAGTCGCCAAGGTAGCCTTGGATGATCGTTTTATCTGAAAGGCTGTCGAGGCCAGTTTCGCCTTTTTTGGGTTGGATGCGCAGTTGACTTTCGAGCCAATCCAAAAAGCGCTTGGTTGCTTGTTGCTTGGCTTTGTTGAGGTCGATCATTTGTTGGGCGAGGTAGGCTAATAAATCGTGGACGACATCGCCATAGCGGATTGGATTGGATTGGATTGGATTGGATTGGATTGGATTGGATTGGATTGGATTGGATTGGATTGGATTGGATTGGATTGGATTGGATTGGATTGGATTGGATTGGATTCTCAACGGTGAATAATGTATTGACAAATGTCAATACATTATTATCATTTTTTTGCGTATACAAATCAATAGCGATCTGTGTTAATCGCTCCCGTTCGGATTTTCCGGTTGTGAATTCGATATAAAAAATCGGAATTTCCCCTAAAGTAAAAGCTTCTATATTAACTTGTATATATCTTTCTGAATACCAATGATTAATAAATTTAGAGTTACATATAGCAGAAATATACCCTAAGCTAAGACCCAATTCTTTAGCAGTCAAAACAACAAAATTATTTGTCAAGACATATCTATATAAATAATCTCCTTTTATTGAGTTATCCCAATAACAAACAACTCTATATTCAACGCTTGGCTTCTTCATTGCATGAAAAAATAATTTATCTAAATCATATTTAATTCTCTCCTGTAATGGTATGTCATTATATCTAACAAAACTAATAAAATTATTATTACTTTCTATAGAATATCTTTTCATCTCATCGGCAGAAATCAATATCGGTCTTTCCTCATTTGATATAATATCATCAATAATAAGTGATTTATATATACCATCAGATATATTTATCGTACTAAGTGAACCCATTTTCAAGGAAGTTTCTTTAATCCTTTGATATAAATCTAATAATTCAGAACTTTGACATAATGTAAAAACAAAATAAGGCTCATTATACCAATCTGATTGCATAATATGCTTAGAATCTTTCCATTCAAGTTTATTTAGTAATTTTATAGGTCTATTAAATCCATAAACATTAACTAATGTATTTTTAATTTCATTTTTCTTTTCAACTATACTAATTACAGGAATAATATCAGGAGCAGCAGAAAAAACGTTTTTCCTCAAAATACAAATATTTATTATATGAATATTATCTAGTAAAAATTTCCTAAAATATTGTTCTGATTTATTAACCGTCCATCCTTCGGGTGTAATCATACCTATTTTACCTTTATTTGAACAATTTTCTAAAGAAAGCATCATAAATAAAGTATATACATTGATTTCACCTTCCAAAACAGGTTTTTTTGTAAACTCAGAGATAGAGGATACACCATATAAAATTCGCAAATAATGTTTAATAGGGTCATCAATCTTTGCTCCCCATGGCGGATTACCAACCACCGCATCGAAGCCGCCGTTGGGGTTGAGCTGCACATCTTGGCCGCCAGGCCTGCTGGGCGCAAAAAAGATTTCGGGAAACTCCAGCTCCCAATGGAAAAAGTGCTTGCTGCTGGCGGCTTCAAGTGCAATCTG carries:
- a CDS encoding helicase-related protein, producing the protein MQIPYVIDNIEQRLADVLRYLLSRASDQSLDIATAYFSIRGFEHVRHELETTGQVRLLLGDKPVAADDLGMRPDSSAFLRHELNAEAFTERTLRLVEQLIRFLRRDEVAVRLYTGLLAGEKGRRAFLHAKCYLLYGRLPDANIFDPLTPIVGIVGSSNFTGPGLVSNHELNLVHKTLLTDAELDDAEAKATVAQHAAQLSAAPLELEHERMLKSEIGTRAILDLSRWYEQQWQHALDYKEQLIELLENSKFGGREYSPYEIYMKALYTYFKDDLAERDQQPATRSAVELAEFQEDAVRKARRILAQYDGAIVADSVGLGKTWIGKKLLEDYAYHQRQKALVICPASLRGMWERELRSATIAAQVLTQERLGLDEFDGREFFDVDLILVDEAHNFRNKRAKRYQQLELLLAANGRRGRSGSRKKLILLTATPINNNIFDLYNQINLFTGNDRSYFASAGIGDLYKYFLAARRESLEAGSIRIFNLLEEVVIRRTRQFIRRAYPEALIHGEPIRWPTRQLHSVEYDLQAAYSGLYQNIIGSIEGLHLAHYNLEAYKLRPSDQDEFELGRQAALVGIFKSRFLKRLESSIEAFRISIRRSLAFVKTFAEYVQDGIVLDSGSFQQAMRLLEADEEDSDDSTPSSQASALDEHAAASLIIAKLPKLEASKYDRRRLHRALQADIDALNEIWHAIKHIQASHDAKLLQLQNLLANQLNGCKVVIFTYYKDTARYVYQALTEASNAEWLASLGNPTIRRIDSSVKTSDRARIVSHFAPRASNQPELVGTSDEVQILIATDVLSEGHNLQDCGHLLNYDLHWNPTRMVQRAGRIDRLGSNFDLLHVYNMFPERELEALLGLVRSLTSKIDLINQTGFLDASVLGEVVTPRDFNTLKRIADEDHSVIEEQESFLELASSESLFAELQNVLATDAQRWLTDLDDGIHSGIERRNAKGLFFYFTAPRDGSTAHFWRYYDLEKQTITDNRYTIMQLIACSPDTPRFAPPYTEVDIFAIHDTILNSILRDVQQQVTATVVDKIVAPEQNVIAQLLHNNLAQPGVDRGEVRELRKMLKEPQVGAVVQRLRKALNRYNADNDLIAVLHVLRELYQTQGRSSVEPSGPVSTITRDDLTLVCYEYIYA
- a CDS encoding DUF559 domain-containing protein; protein product: MDRLQIPYKLAQQIQAIAQTFRKEATPSEAILWDAIRGRKLDRRKFRRQHPIGSFLVDFICFEEMLIVEVDGAIHAEQYEADAERQALLECLGYRVLRLSADRVEHDLPNALAAIREMLSE
- a CDS encoding DUF2298 domain-containing protein codes for the protein MPRFAALRALGRRFPDLISLLCLLGILWMAWGVRSIHRADWDGYAPLIHPDEYYLKDAITPNLRVPDSFWSYLNTECEIVLNDQGVAQLKNARNPEEPDVSKQRPTATSGCNSLNPRTVDRGYVYGSLPVATVRYLTEKFYPEIEPDQLTSRTIAVVGRSVSSIADLISIVILFLLGRTLNSRRIGLLAGFCFAWSPALIQHAHFFVVDGQAAMYGLLTLYASTRLAQSRRVLSALLNTIFAGAALALAVSCKITLAPLGGIIAIAAMVAYWHNPAYLRGNHSPAAIFHRLLWSGIHALPFAGLALLMMLFTLRFSMPDAFNGFWFDERFIEAIGRASATSSGDVDAPSSHQWAGRSNYTYELTNMIRWGMGVPLGVAAWLGWLAFGIGLARSSSRQRLLGLLPIWLWTGIYFFWQGGLMIKPMRYLLPIYGPLILFAAWGLISLVDWARREGTPLLFRKVPLHGLAVGLTSIVAIVTLLWGWGFSRIYDRPHTRTQASAWAHANIPPGSTHTSDSWDIGIPGMENWIWTDIQLPIVNENDAGSIEQILQVANQANYLAFTSNRAYDSLDQLPMRFPATLNFFKGIFDGTLGYEKVADFSSYPSFLGIRIADDHATEDWSVYDHPRVTIWKRTERWNIDAARQQILADVNVDEIYKLRPKVATPMPTMLQQTVAEWREQLTSGSWAWVFEGVANSAPLIFWVLALELLGLAAFGLLWRLKLPLPDRGLGMARLVGLFALALIAWLPAAWHWWSFNRFWIAGVYLVLVALGSLSLLRSRQELRVWWQTRRAAILTSQAIYLAGFAILLTIRYLNPDLWHPGMGGEKPMNLAYLTATLKSVQFPPYDPWFAGGYMNYYYWGYVLMGTPMKLLAIRPEVGFNLALISLFAMTAQLSGSFGYNLLSTLGRVAKKIERRACFTAVGAAVALMLLGNLVQPVFYFNSARVLGNSELSWSNPEQSSQGIWLEGGSPVADAAAGFAKRLDGESFNLRPEWPYWNATRVIPPSTISEFPFFSFLYGDLHAHIIGLSLLVLLLLSLVGLYKAPTISGRALAGWSVALGILVGALKATNVWDYPLSLALAAVALLVVGWQQSRTVAWPKRWLWFVLPPIALFVVMTVVWSPFNRYLATGDYGKPQLLTNDQRMSIREWTVLYGLWFWILIPWMLLLARRVWSYRQIRARLIAGGIWLGGAVIWFISRRGFRRAMADGIELGNPPTLFNNLIMEPINQQAASIFILLPLAIFSIALLWSALAGRTRRREVVPLALTSAGILLLLLTETIVLPGAGRMNVVFKFGYEAWALLALAAASVLPLTLSAFRSVLRSALAAPLRISWATVTSLLVLGALVYPITATQAKVADRYVAAAPRGLDGMAWMEGATWVENREIAIKDDAAAIRWMRANIEGTPTVLEASTSAYRWNSRIATWTGLPTLIGWDGHQNQQRAPAEAAGIIANRKNIIQQIYTAFDANTAQNYLDRYGVSVIYLGGLERAVYGDLLPVFEQLKASGRWRIGYDSGTTQIYLRTDAKVAAPTALPPVELPGIPPDNPVAAISLAEKPLPQATVDNNVETPGVDGFADWAWINQHQAAAVLLWLLFFEVVGLLAFPIVAQALRSSLAAAWSASKIAGILLLGWLIWLPTSLGFWQWTRLSVIVGLAMLAALALAAWYFGAAQRIRQAWRQQRRAIIISELLFISLFALWTLVRAANPDLWHPYWGGEKPFEFGFLNAVLRSPNMPPLDPFYSQGTINYYYYGLYLMALPMKLFGLNSAIGFNLAVATVGALIGLGAWAVGLVVTRRLKVAAMALVAVALLGNLAGVLPIGTSTGIGGVVRAWQACELGGEGRETACAPLDGDSNLAAMISDGLANGTSENFTRRLAGGVPWFWGPSRVTVSDGLNTINEFPLWSVIFADLHPHLIALPITLLVVALAWEVSRRRRLRRQLPAFGLAALAVGSLAAANAWDVPTYGLVLIIGLMARGWQAPQRRWWTTLGYSLLGVATVALGLLLYAPFLGSYKAPVGGVWPIRVGTALVPWLAIYGLFLLVITTWLLLPLKRAEPTPFWNWVKATRGRWLIGYGLAAAAVIVYYLTRSDAAKSAITEPSVLPDLATIYKPIFSAGIPVRWLIGLLLAGLIRRFINRVASPSARWAIVLGLVGGLVALGVELIFIRDHLAPGSWDGGPGDSERMNTVFKFGYQVWVLWALSAALLLPHIASALRNSRVAKYSWQTAVSAGVVLALFFPIFGTLSRVGMRFDKPLQGLTLDGLAYMQTAEYSVNNGVVNLADDLTAIRWITENITGTEILLQSEQEFYRAFGVRITANTGLPTVISALHAGEQRPGPLVDQRIRDVMEMYSSLDVLRTQWLLNKYGVDYVYVGQIERLRDPMGVDKFVTMAGLQQVYQHNSVTIYKTTPQLRELAMQWRDGVVPAPVVANTPVDQAGNQVEAAVALYESDPNNAGYAFEAGKQLWQSGQADRAAAILGRAADVHPNDIGLHHLLGDVLLSLKRYDQVVLAYEQAYNAGPTPQNQTKLGQGYFAWAELDRTKLDAAAAQFSAAIIADSQFADPHYHLAEVYRLQGNNAEARREYETYLSIAPPEGLWVGSAQERLKNLP